A single Tenacibaculum sp. Bg11-29 DNA region contains:
- a CDS encoding metallophosphoesterase, with amino-acid sequence MKILHLTDFHYDGSNKYKEDEIRLVKSLTDSLNRYKEKIDLVLFSGDLVYKGDDLKVFKAFEKLFFDSISEILNIKKTSIFICPGNHDVFRNQELDEIKDSIFKIDDNDNLDQFVLKNNGKSLKFSLENLNNYYEFQKDFYKDHVTLFEDDLVDNLYTNHIRTFDGKKIGITTLNSAWRANDSDKDSGNLMYPIHYLKKASRELGECDLKIIILHHPLSDFRYWNQYSLEDIIYKDYDMMYSGHVHNNRDTVHITSGIGIYHSTSSATLSGERDTIGYTIIDVDVESFELGLTNVIFNKNEEKFYFGDQRNAQIPVDKEKQQQNKFRVTIRKRFKQQSKTANKLFLSYKEIKEENDFIKLFTKPVIKAESQSNPNPKNKKRFSLEELILNKEENQILFGKDKSGKSATLYKITLDILHHFHTLKTLPIYIDCQVLINTKNTLDIIDTLSDFYETNKKSASNLLEDYHLKIVLDNFDDNESLILNPLFKFLDSHKNCSIIAASNETIFSSFAGGLIGNINFVNRYLHDLTRTEIRALTDKWPDISDEKRTQVVEKIHTVFNQLNIPSNYWTVSLFIWIFQKNIDANLGNNFQLIELYIDSLLDKDNFILSKQYKIDFGDLKDFLSALAHKLATTYQQNNYLVKYGQLIDFIDEYKTQNKRFVIETKTLSDLLIEKGILKSTDQENFTFRLNGVFEYFLGYYMAYDEGFRNKVIDHDDFYLSFKNEFEVCAGIIPQDYEFVKRIFDRTKHIYTDINKEVNMSNLDALLLGKVKDSFNISDVNAKDSFNISDVNTILKETIQDSLEPKEQDDILESLAPSGERISDVKPKKYYSEINNNSDNLENALHILGRVYRNSKIKRRDEFNKDVFNFILNSTCTFSLSLIEDISSQGISEVDDEITEKNLIKLLTQFLPIVAQTFFYDMAIQANMEIVLKEKIEELKKKKKGNELKLIILYFSLIDLDLKNHTNLIEELIEIISIPILKQTTVFKLYLYLSFKCNGNKTLKKTISQLIKKQELKIDKSQNVGLIEQRIKSIEKSIKKKL; translated from the coding sequence ATGAAAATTCTACATTTAACAGATTTCCATTATGATGGGAGTAATAAATATAAAGAGGATGAAATCAGATTGGTAAAATCTTTAACAGATAGCTTAAATAGATACAAAGAAAAAATAGATTTAGTTTTATTTTCAGGAGATTTAGTTTACAAAGGTGATGATTTAAAAGTTTTTAAGGCATTTGAAAAATTATTTTTCGATAGTATTTCCGAAATATTAAATATAAAAAAAACATCAATATTTATCTGCCCTGGTAATCATGATGTCTTTAGAAATCAAGAATTAGATGAAATAAAAGACTCTATATTTAAGATTGATGATAATGATAATTTAGATCAATTTGTCTTAAAAAACAATGGAAAATCATTAAAATTTAGCTTAGAAAATTTAAATAACTATTATGAATTTCAAAAAGACTTTTACAAAGACCATGTAACACTATTTGAAGATGATTTAGTAGATAATTTATATACTAATCACATTCGAACTTTTGACGGAAAAAAAATAGGAATAACTACCTTAAATTCAGCATGGAGAGCTAATGATTCTGATAAAGATTCTGGTAATTTAATGTACCCAATTCATTATTTAAAAAAAGCATCTAGAGAACTAGGAGAATGTGATTTGAAAATAATAATACTTCATCATCCATTAAGTGATTTTAGATATTGGAATCAGTATAGTTTAGAAGATATTATTTATAAGGATTACGATATGATGTATTCAGGTCATGTCCATAACAACAGAGATACAGTACATATAACTTCAGGCATTGGAATTTATCATTCAACTTCTTCTGCTACATTAAGTGGAGAAAGAGATACGATTGGATACACAATTATAGATGTTGATGTAGAATCGTTTGAATTGGGTCTTACAAATGTAATTTTTAATAAAAATGAAGAGAAGTTTTATTTCGGTGATCAAAGAAATGCTCAAATCCCTGTTGATAAAGAAAAACAGCAACAAAATAAATTTAGAGTAACTATACGTAAAAGATTTAAACAACAATCAAAAACAGCCAATAAACTGTTCTTGTCATATAAGGAAATTAAAGAAGAAAATGACTTCATAAAATTATTTACAAAGCCAGTTATTAAAGCTGAATCGCAAAGCAACCCTAATCCAAAAAATAAAAAAAGATTTAGTTTAGAAGAATTAATATTAAACAAAGAAGAAAATCAAATTTTATTTGGTAAAGATAAGAGTGGAAAATCAGCAACACTTTATAAAATAACACTAGATATATTACATCATTTCCACACACTAAAAACACTACCTATATACATTGATTGCCAAGTACTAATCAACACCAAAAACACACTTGATATTATTGATACTTTAAGTGATTTTTATGAAACTAATAAAAAAAGTGCTTCAAATTTATTAGAAGACTACCATTTAAAAATCGTATTAGATAATTTTGATGATAATGAAAGCTTAATTTTAAATCCTCTTTTTAAGTTTTTAGATTCTCACAAAAATTGTTCTATCATAGCTGCAAGTAACGAAACTATATTTTCTTCATTTGCAGGTGGTTTGATAGGAAATATAAATTTTGTAAATAGATATTTACATGATTTAACTAGAACAGAAATTAGAGCCTTAACAGATAAATGGCCAGATATATCTGATGAAAAAAGAACTCAAGTTGTAGAGAAAATACATACGGTATTTAATCAATTAAATATTCCTTCAAATTATTGGACAGTTTCTCTTTTTATCTGGATTTTTCAAAAAAATATAGATGCTAATCTTGGTAATAATTTTCAACTCATTGAACTATATATTGACAGTTTGTTGGATAAAGATAATTTTATTCTTTCAAAACAATATAAAATTGATTTTGGTGATTTAAAAGATTTTTTAAGTGCTCTAGCTCACAAGTTAGCTACTACATATCAACAAAATAATTATTTAGTGAAGTACGGACAATTGATAGACTTTATTGATGAATACAAAACACAAAACAAAAGATTTGTAATTGAAACTAAAACATTATCAGATTTACTAATAGAAAAAGGGATTCTAAAATCTACTGATCAAGAAAACTTTACTTTCAGGCTGAATGGTGTTTTTGAATATTTCTTGGGTTACTACATGGCTTACGATGAGGGTTTTAGAAATAAAGTAATTGATCATGATGATTTCTATTTATCATTTAAAAATGAATTTGAAGTTTGTGCTGGTATAATTCCGCAAGATTATGAGTTTGTAAAAAGAATTTTTGACCGAACAAAACACATTTATACCGACATTAACAAAGAAGTTAATATGTCTAATTTAGATGCTTTACTTTTGGGTAAAGTAAAGGATTCTTTTAATATTTCAGATGTAAATGCAAAGGATTCTTTTAATATTTCAGATGTAAATACAATACTTAAAGAAACCATTCAAGATTCTCTTGAACCAAAAGAACAAGATGATATACTAGAGTCTTTAGCTCCTTCAGGTGAAAGGATATCAGATGTAAAACCAAAAAAATACTATAGCGAAATAAATAACAACTCAGATAATTTAGAAAATGCTCTTCACATATTAGGTCGTGTATATAGAAACTCTAAGATTAAAAGAAGAGATGAATTTAATAAAGATGTCTTTAATTTTATTTTAAATAGTACATGTACCTTTTCACTTTCTTTAATAGAAGACATTAGTTCTCAAGGAATAAGTGAAGTAGACGATGAAATTACTGAAAAAAATTTAATCAAACTTCTTACTCAATTTTTACCAATTGTAGCACAAACATTTTTCTACGATATGGCAATTCAAGCTAACATGGAAATTGTTCTCAAAGAAAAGATAGAGGAACTAAAGAAAAAGAAAAAAGGTAATGAATTAAAACTTATAATTTTATATTTTTCTTTGATTGATTTAGATTTAAAAAACCACACAAACTTAATTGAAGAACTAATTGAAATAATAAGCATTCCAATTCTTAAACAAACAACAGTGTTTAAACTTTATCTATACCTAAGTTTTAAATGTAATGGAAACAAGACATTGAAAAAAACAATTAGCCAATTAATTAAAAAACAAGAACTTAAAATTGATAAAAGTCAAAATGTAGGTTTAATCGAACAACGTATTAAGTCTATTGAAAAATCAATTAAAAAGAAGTTATAG
- a CDS encoding restriction endonuclease subunit S, which produces MPNNWKKCKLSEITTKIGSGATPRGGKGAYKESGISLIRSQNVLNFKFSVRGLAFIDEDQADKLKNVIIEENDVLLNITGDSVARVCSVPNEYLPARVNQHVAIIRANNNQLDSDFLKFALLEKSNKDLLLALASAGATRNAITKSMIEDFELKLPPLPEQKAIANILSAIDDKIENNLATNKTLEEMAMAFYKHWFVDFGPFQDGEFIESELGRIPKGWEVKRLNDLAHILNSKRVPLSTGQRSTRKGEYPYYGASGIIDNIDDFIFDGEYVIISEDGENLRSRKTPIGFSAVGKFWVNNHAHILEGIQNGINKLIICHIAQMDMNPYLTGAVQPKLNKNNLLSIGIAMPKEDSIIQEVLSEFYSISRLIFSNEDKNQTLTKLRDTLLPKLISGEVRLKEFREQVENVITNTVK; this is translated from the coding sequence ATGCCAAACAACTGGAAAAAATGTAAACTCTCTGAAATAACAACCAAGATTGGCAGTGGAGCAACACCTAGAGGAGGAAAAGGCGCATACAAAGAATCTGGTATTTCACTTATTCGAAGTCAAAATGTTTTGAATTTTAAATTTTCAGTTAGAGGTTTAGCTTTTATAGACGAGGATCAAGCAGACAAACTTAAAAATGTTATAATTGAAGAAAATGATGTATTATTAAACATAACAGGGGATTCTGTTGCTAGAGTTTGTAGTGTTCCAAATGAATACTTACCAGCAAGAGTAAATCAACATGTTGCTATTATAAGAGCAAACAATAATCAATTAGATTCTGATTTTTTAAAATTTGCCTTATTAGAAAAATCAAATAAGGATTTATTATTGGCTTTAGCTAGTGCTGGAGCAACAAGGAATGCTATTACAAAATCTATGATTGAAGATTTTGAATTAAAACTCCCCCCACTCCCAGAACAAAAAGCAATAGCAAACATCCTATCAGCAATAGACGATAAAATAGAAAACAACCTAGCCACAAACAAAACCTTAGAAGAAATGGCTATGGCATTCTACAAACATTGGTTTGTAGATTTTGGTCCTTTTCAAGATGGTGAGTTTATAGAGAGTGAATTGGGGCGAATTCCTAAAGGTTGGGAAGTGAAAAGATTAAATGATTTAGCACACATATTAAATTCTAAAAGAGTTCCTTTAAGTACAGGGCAAAGAAGTACAAGAAAAGGGGAATACCCATACTATGGAGCATCAGGCATAATTGATAATATTGATGATTTTATTTTTGATGGAGAATATGTGATTATATCTGAAGACGGAGAAAACTTACGCTCACGAAAAACACCAATTGGCTTTAGTGCAGTTGGAAAATTCTGGGTTAATAATCATGCACATATTTTAGAAGGAATACAGAATGGAATTAATAAATTGATTATTTGCCATATTGCTCAAATGGACATGAACCCTTATTTAACAGGAGCTGTACAACCAAAATTGAATAAAAACAACTTACTTTCAATTGGTATTGCAATGCCAAAAGAAGATTCAATTATTCAGGAGGTTTTAAGCGAATTTTATTCAATATCTAGATTGATTTTTTCAAATGAAGATAAAAATCAAACTCTAACAAAACTACGCGACACCCTATTACCAAAACTAATAAGTGGAGAAGTACGTTTGAAAGAATTTAGAGAACAAGTAGAAAACGTCATTACGAACACAGTGAAGTAA
- a CDS encoding type I restriction endonuclease subunit R codes for MTTEATIEQATIDWLSDLGYTHQLGTTLAQNHTKEVVLKDRLLQFIQQQYPNIPKEIQTLAVSEFTNNAGADLEHRNRSFHLKLTKGLEFAYEDASGKEKAVHIYPIDFTTPENNTFWAVNQFSITGKNKRRPDIIIYINGLPLIVFELKNWYDQNTNVKEAHNQIQHYKKDIPLLFEYNAITIISDGNEAQHGMFSSGMEWFAAWKSIDGTDTVQEDDFQMHSLLFGLFPKDRILNYIKNFIFHEDHNGTLIKKGAKYHQFFGVNFAVAAAKKSVRPFGDGRIGVIWHTQGSGKSISMAMYTGILRSLPALKNPTIVVQVDRSDLDRQLYENFVLAKDLVGDVQHADTTNDLRKLLSAGAGGVIFTTIEKFRLKQTTDDALGELEHPILSERENIIVMADEAHRTQYGLLDGFASNLRKALPQASFIGFTGTPIDSKDADTQEVFGNVIHTYDIKQAVADNATVNIYYEPRLAKLHLWNENIDAEVDAITEDIEDNSNLKWAAIEDAAGSKDRVHKIATDILNHYTNRTNTLAGKAMVVCMSRRNCVKMYNALTALEGCPEIAVVMTGNISKDPVGWNPHIRTKDATEGIKARFKKEDDPLKIVIVRDMWLTGFDAPCVHTMYIDKIMKGHNLMQAITRTNRVLKDKKNGVIVDYIGIGDNLKTATGKYTGGGGKGKPTIDMHQALELFFNQVEICKAFIPATIDYTDWKRLRDGDKVLLVKAALNHVIKYEQDANNYMKAEKTVSSLLSIVKSQPEIQEYAVAVIFAQHVSKAIRNAKSVTNSRGEQKEKIKELISQSIDSEDIVDVFAMAGIEKPDISILDETFLLGAKQEKDGHALKIELIKNILKNEIKLRLHKNIKKYTSLREELEKVIDRYHTNALDSYATIAEMVTRAKDLQNDDKRTKELGLSEEELAFYDILATKQDLIKEKGLVQDIVHAVVKAVKDNLELDWTKKGEAKAAIRLAVKKELKKKVSLLKLNEILEEIMQQAEGQFSEWTA; via the coding sequence ATGACAACAGAAGCAACCATAGAACAAGCCACTATAGATTGGTTATCAGATTTAGGATACACGCACCAATTAGGTACTACCCTAGCCCAAAACCATACTAAAGAAGTAGTATTAAAAGATCGGTTGCTTCAGTTTATACAACAACAATACCCAAACATTCCAAAAGAGATTCAAACCTTGGCTGTGTCTGAGTTTACCAATAATGCAGGCGCAGATCTAGAGCACCGTAATCGTAGTTTTCATTTAAAACTCACCAAAGGTTTGGAGTTTGCTTATGAAGATGCTTCAGGTAAAGAAAAAGCAGTTCATATATATCCTATCGATTTTACAACCCCAGAAAACAACACCTTTTGGGCTGTGAATCAGTTTAGTATTACAGGGAAAAATAAACGTCGTCCAGACATTATTATTTACATTAATGGTTTGCCCTTAATTGTATTTGAGTTAAAAAACTGGTACGACCAAAACACCAATGTAAAAGAAGCACACAACCAAATACAACATTACAAAAAAGACATTCCGTTGTTGTTTGAGTATAATGCCATTACTATTATTAGCGATGGTAACGAGGCACAACATGGTATGTTTAGTTCGGGTATGGAGTGGTTTGCCGCTTGGAAAAGTATTGATGGTACAGATACCGTACAGGAAGACGATTTTCAGATGCATAGCTTGTTATTTGGTCTGTTTCCTAAAGACAGAATTCTTAATTATATAAAAAACTTCATATTTCATGAAGACCATAATGGTACGCTTATAAAAAAAGGTGCAAAGTATCACCAGTTTTTCGGAGTAAACTTTGCGGTAGCCGCAGCAAAAAAATCGGTACGTCCGTTTGGTGATGGTCGTATTGGAGTTATTTGGCATACCCAAGGCTCAGGTAAAAGTATTTCTATGGCAATGTACACTGGTATTTTGCGCAGTTTACCCGCATTGAAAAATCCAACCATTGTAGTACAAGTAGATCGTAGTGATTTAGATAGACAATTGTATGAAAACTTTGTGCTAGCAAAAGATTTGGTGGGCGATGTGCAACATGCCGATACCACCAATGATTTAAGAAAATTGTTAAGTGCAGGTGCTGGTGGTGTTATTTTTACCACCATAGAAAAATTCAGACTAAAACAAACCACGGACGATGCACTAGGCGAATTGGAACATCCTATTTTGTCGGAACGAGAAAACATTATCGTTATGGCAGACGAAGCACACAGAACGCAATATGGTTTATTAGACGGTTTTGCTTCTAACTTACGTAAAGCATTACCACAAGCCTCTTTTATTGGTTTTACAGGAACACCCATAGATAGTAAAGATGCCGATACACAAGAAGTTTTTGGAAACGTAATTCATACCTACGATATAAAACAAGCCGTAGCAGACAACGCCACCGTAAATATTTATTACGAACCTCGTTTGGCAAAGTTGCATTTATGGAATGAAAATATTGATGCCGAAGTAGATGCGATAACCGAAGACATTGAGGATAATAGTAACCTAAAATGGGCAGCTATTGAAGATGCCGCTGGTAGTAAAGACCGTGTGCATAAAATAGCAACAGATATACTAAATCATTATACCAACAGAACCAACACCTTAGCAGGAAAAGCCATGGTGGTTTGCATGAGCAGACGTAATTGCGTAAAAATGTACAATGCTTTAACAGCTTTAGAAGGTTGCCCAGAAATAGCTGTTGTTATGACAGGTAATATTTCTAAAGATCCCGTAGGTTGGAATCCGCATATTAGAACTAAAGATGCTACCGAAGGTATAAAAGCGCGGTTTAAAAAAGAAGACGATCCTTTAAAAATTGTAATTGTTAGAGATATGTGGCTAACTGGTTTTGATGCACCTTGTGTGCATACCATGTATATAGATAAAATTATGAAAGGTCATAATTTAATGCAAGCCATTACCAGAACCAACAGAGTTTTAAAAGATAAGAAAAACGGTGTTATTGTAGATTATATTGGTATTGGCGATAATTTAAAAACAGCAACTGGTAAATATACTGGCGGTGGCGGAAAAGGCAAGCCAACGATAGATATGCATCAAGCTTTAGAGTTGTTTTTTAATCAGGTTGAAATATGCAAAGCATTTATTCCTGCAACCATTGATTATACTGATTGGAAACGCTTACGAGATGGAGACAAAGTATTATTAGTAAAGGCAGCTTTAAATCATGTTATTAAATATGAACAAGACGCTAATAATTATATGAAGGCAGAAAAAACGGTGTCTAGTTTATTATCTATCGTAAAAAGTCAGCCTGAAATACAAGAGTATGCAGTAGCTGTAATATTTGCACAACATGTGTCTAAAGCAATTCGTAACGCAAAATCTGTAACCAATAGCAGAGGCGAGCAAAAAGAAAAAATTAAAGAACTTATTAGCCAAAGTATCGATTCAGAAGATATTGTAGATGTCTTTGCAATGGCAGGTATAGAGAAGCCGGACATTTCCATTTTAGACGAAACCTTTTTATTGGGTGCAAAGCAAGAAAAAGATGGTCATGCTTTAAAGATAGAATTGATAAAAAATATTCTGAAAAATGAAATTAAACTTCGACTTCATAAAAACATTAAAAAATACACTTCACTAAGGGAAGAGTTAGAAAAAGTTATAGACAGGTACCACACCAATGCATTAGATAGTTACGCCACTATTGCCGAAATGGTAACACGTGCAAAAGATTTACAAAATGATGATAAACGAACCAAAGAGTTAGGTTTAAGCGAAGAGGAATTAGCATTCTATGATATCCTAGCAACGAAACAAGACCTTATTAAAGAAAAAGGATTAGTTCAGGATATTGTACATGCAGTTGTAAAAGCCGTAAAGGATAATCTTGAATTAGATTGGACAAAAAAAGGAGAAGCTAAAGCTGCAATACGGTTAGCCGTAAAAAAAGAATTAAAAAAGAAAGTAAGTTTACTGAAACTTAATGAAATTTTAGAAGAAATCATGCAACAAGCTGAAGGTCAGTTTAGCGAGTGGACTGCTTAA
- a CDS encoding PD-(D/E)XK nuclease family protein — protein sequence MEYTKLETLLHESGDIVSAHLKDSREKGEDFNVFSILGMETNETKTHAAMLVALLDPKGTHYQNEKFLTLFLKEIGYKNYEEEDLMLVKVKTEHYLGKIPEDYTSGGFIDILITFPSGKAIAIENKIDAGDQPKQLYRYSLFKGGACDLFYLSKTGRQPTKESLDNLTDRDYKVISYNNHILNWLTQCLAIVKTNSIVESVIKQYQILIKNITNSMDNNLENDLNTLIVNNLEEAKYIHSHYQKAIDNIRDKFRNAICDKLNNLELNVNAVLGNDITNVYSQIWLKSDALDKKGALLGLESFSGQGNTKGCMFVGILDRKNEYDTIRDGDYRLSSYWPLISDLKTTEDNPLNLTSTNTLEKLINNPTYFEEMVTTVVNQTKDFVDAYHDLYFPSND from the coding sequence ATGGAATACACCAAATTAGAAACATTACTTCATGAGTCTGGAGACATTGTAAGTGCCCATCTTAAAGATAGTAGAGAAAAAGGAGAAGACTTTAATGTTTTTTCCATCTTAGGTATGGAAACGAATGAAACCAAAACACATGCTGCAATGTTGGTGGCACTATTAGATCCTAAAGGAACTCATTATCAAAATGAAAAATTTTTAACTCTATTCCTTAAAGAAATTGGTTACAAAAATTATGAAGAGGAAGATTTAATGTTAGTCAAAGTAAAAACAGAACATTATTTGGGTAAAATACCTGAAGATTATACAAGCGGTGGTTTTATAGATATTTTAATAACATTTCCTTCAGGAAAAGCAATAGCTATAGAAAATAAAATTGATGCAGGCGATCAACCAAAACAACTATATAGATATAGTCTGTTTAAAGGTGGTGCTTGTGATTTATTCTATTTAAGTAAAACAGGAAGGCAACCAACAAAAGAAAGTCTTGATAATTTAACAGATAGAGATTATAAAGTGATTTCTTATAACAACCATATATTAAATTGGCTAACGCAATGTTTAGCTATTGTTAAAACAAATTCAATAGTAGAAAGTGTCATAAAACAATATCAGATTTTAATTAAAAACATTACGAATAGCATGGATAATAATTTAGAAAATGATTTAAATACACTCATTGTAAATAATCTTGAGGAGGCTAAATATATACATTCTCATTATCAAAAAGCAATCGATAACATTAGAGATAAATTTAGAAACGCAATTTGCGATAAATTAAATAACTTAGAACTAAATGTAAACGCAGTACTTGGTAACGATATTACAAATGTTTATTCACAAATATGGTTAAAATCTGATGCTCTTGATAAAAAAGGAGCCCTACTAGGGTTAGAATCGTTTTCTGGTCAAGGAAATACTAAAGGATGTATGTTTGTTGGTATTTTAGATAGAAAAAATGAGTATGATACTATAAGAGATGGTGATTATAGATTAAGCAGTTATTGGCCTTTAATAAGCGATCTTAAAACTACAGAGGACAATCCTTTAAATTTAACAAGTACTAATACACTTGAAAAGCTAATAAATAATCCTACTTATTTTGAAGAAATGGTAACTACTGTTGTAAACCAAACAAAAGATTTTGTAGATGCTTATCATGATCTTTATTTTCCTAGTAATGATTAA